In Streptomyces sp. DG2A-72, one genomic interval encodes:
- a CDS encoding ABC transporter ATP-binding protein codes for MATDVHRPVNPKVSPQSAQAVHVEELTRSFDGRAVIDRLRLHVRPGEFVALLGRSGCGKSTLLRILAGLDREIEGTVLVPRRKAVAFQAPRLMPWKKVWRNVLLGLPGKPGRAVAEQALKEVGLDHRTDAWPKTLSGGEAQRASLARALVREPDLLLLDEPFGALDALTRIRAQRLVGELWQRRGCAVLLVTHDVEEAVLLADRVLVMDDGVIAHEQEIDLDRPRDITDPRFAELRAGLLERLGVDTAAEAA; via the coding sequence ATGGCGACCGACGTTCACCGGCCGGTGAACCCCAAGGTGAGTCCCCAGTCCGCTCAGGCCGTCCACGTCGAGGAGCTGACCCGCTCCTTCGACGGGCGCGCCGTCATCGACCGGCTCCGACTCCACGTCCGCCCGGGCGAATTCGTCGCCCTCCTCGGCCGCAGCGGCTGCGGCAAGTCCACCCTGCTGCGCATCCTCGCCGGGCTCGACCGCGAGATCGAGGGCACCGTCCTGGTGCCGCGCCGCAAGGCCGTCGCCTTCCAGGCGCCGCGTCTCATGCCGTGGAAGAAGGTGTGGCGCAACGTCCTGCTCGGCCTTCCGGGCAAGCCCGGCCGAGCGGTCGCCGAGCAGGCGCTCAAGGAGGTCGGCCTGGACCACCGTACGGACGCCTGGCCCAAGACGCTCTCCGGCGGCGAGGCCCAACGCGCCTCCCTCGCACGGGCGTTGGTACGCGAGCCCGATCTGCTGCTGCTCGACGAGCCGTTCGGGGCGCTGGACGCGCTCACCCGCATCAGGGCCCAGCGTCTGGTGGGCGAGTTGTGGCAGCGCCGCGGCTGCGCGGTGCTGCTCGTCACGCACGACGTCGAGGAGGCGGTCCTGCTCGCCGACCGCGTTCTCGTGATGGACGACGGTGTCATCGCGCACGAGCAGGAGATCGACCTCGACCGGCCCCGTGACATCACCGACCCCCGGTTCGCTGAGCTGCGCGCCGGACTGCTGGAACGGCTCGGCGTCGACACCGCCGCCGAAGCCGCCTGA
- a CDS encoding ABC transporter substrate-binding protein, whose translation MRRRLVPAALLLPLALLLTACGGSSSASTGSDTDGKGSLTLNVGDQKGGSEAILRAAGELGNLNYKIKWSTFTSGPPLLEAVNAKAVDIGGVGNTPPVFAAGADSKIKVVAAWHGTSQGDAILVPNGSKLKSTRDLKGRSVAVAQGSSAHYQLVASLKAAGLTLGDVRVKYLQPADALAAFTSGKVDAWAVWDPYTSQVLQAKQGTVLTTGEGVTNGLLFQVAAPSALQDSKKTAAIEDYLGRLRRAYDWVYDHPEAWAKVWAKETGLPYEVALASVKRTNASRVAVAVDKPLIASEQEIVDAFADLKLIPHRVDFAKFTDARFNGSLPPSTAKPRVYKDS comes from the coding sequence ATGCGACGACGCCTCGTCCCCGCCGCGCTGCTCCTCCCCCTCGCCCTGCTGCTCACGGCCTGCGGCGGGAGTTCGTCCGCCAGCACGGGGTCCGACACCGACGGCAAGGGCTCGCTCACCCTCAACGTCGGTGATCAGAAAGGCGGTTCCGAAGCCATCCTGCGCGCCGCCGGAGAGCTGGGGAACCTCAACTACAAGATCAAGTGGTCCACGTTCACCTCCGGCCCGCCGCTCCTCGAAGCCGTCAACGCCAAGGCCGTCGACATCGGCGGCGTCGGCAACACCCCGCCGGTCTTCGCGGCCGGGGCCGACTCCAAGATCAAGGTGGTGGCCGCCTGGCACGGCACGTCCCAGGGTGACGCCATCCTCGTGCCCAACGGGTCGAAGCTGAAGAGCACCAGGGATCTGAAGGGCAGGTCCGTCGCCGTCGCGCAGGGGTCCTCCGCGCACTACCAACTCGTCGCCTCCCTCAAGGCGGCCGGGCTGACCCTCGGCGATGTGCGGGTCAAGTACCTCCAGCCGGCCGACGCGCTCGCCGCGTTCACGTCCGGCAAGGTCGACGCATGGGCGGTCTGGGACCCGTACACCTCGCAGGTGCTCCAGGCCAAGCAGGGGACGGTTCTCACGACCGGCGAAGGCGTGACCAACGGTCTCCTGTTCCAGGTGGCGGCGCCATCCGCGCTTCAGGACAGCAAGAAGACGGCGGCCATCGAGGACTACCTCGGCCGGCTCCGCCGCGCCTACGACTGGGTGTACGACCACCCGGAGGCGTGGGCGAAGGTGTGGGCCAAAGAGACCGGGCTGCCGTACGAGGTGGCGCTGGCCTCGGTGAAACGGACCAACGCCTCCCGGGTCGCGGTCGCCGTGGACAAGCCGCTCATCGCCTCGGAGCAGGAGATCGTCGACGCGTTCGCCGATCTGAAGCTGATCCCGCACCGGGTCGACTTCGCCAAGTTCACCGACGCCCGCTTCAATGGCTCCCTGCCGCCGTCCACAGCGAAGCCCCGTGTGTACAAGGACTCCTGA
- a CDS encoding NAD(P)-binding domain-containing protein, which translates to MNNTEVVVIGAGQAGLAGAFHLRRTGFEPERDFVVLDHSPGPGGAWQFRWPSLTYGKVHGMHALPGMELTGADPARPSSEVITEYFDRYERTFDLRVRRPVDVHAVREGDAGRLLVETSDGVWSTRALINATGTWDRPFWPRYPGQETFRGRQLHTAQYPGPEEFAGLRVVVVGGGASGTQHLLEIAPYAAATTWVTRRPPVFREGPFDEDAGRAAVALVEERVRQGLPPRSVVSVTGLPLNDAIRQGLADGVLDRQPMFDRITPDGVAWNDGRHIPADVILWATGFRPAIDHLTPLRLREPGGGIRLDGTRAVADPRIHLVGYGPSASTIGANRAGRAAVRDIRRLLAEEPVAA; encoded by the coding sequence GTGAACAACACCGAGGTAGTCGTCATAGGCGCCGGCCAGGCAGGTCTGGCCGGCGCCTTTCACCTGCGGCGCACCGGATTCGAGCCGGAGCGGGACTTCGTGGTGCTCGACCACTCCCCCGGGCCCGGCGGCGCCTGGCAGTTCCGGTGGCCTTCGCTGACCTACGGCAAGGTGCACGGGATGCATGCGCTGCCCGGCATGGAGCTCACGGGCGCCGACCCGGCGCGGCCGTCCTCCGAAGTCATCACCGAGTACTTCGACAGGTACGAGCGCACCTTCGATCTGCGGGTACGGCGGCCCGTCGATGTCCACGCCGTGCGCGAGGGCGACGCGGGGCGGCTGCTCGTGGAGACCTCGGACGGTGTGTGGTCGACCCGGGCGCTGATCAACGCGACCGGGACCTGGGACCGGCCGTTCTGGCCGCGCTATCCCGGTCAGGAGACCTTCCGGGGGCGGCAGTTGCACACCGCGCAGTATCCGGGACCGGAGGAGTTCGCCGGGCTGCGGGTCGTCGTGGTGGGCGGGGGTGCGTCCGGTACCCAGCATCTGCTGGAGATCGCCCCGTACGCGGCGGCCACGACCTGGGTCACCCGACGGCCGCCGGTCTTCCGCGAGGGGCCCTTCGACGAGGACGCCGGTCGCGCCGCGGTCGCGCTGGTGGAGGAGCGGGTGCGGCAGGGGCTGCCGCCGCGGAGCGTGGTGTCGGTCACGGGGCTGCCGTTGAACGACGCGATTCGGCAGGGGCTCGCGGACGGGGTCCTGGACCGGCAGCCGATGTTCGACCGGATCACCCCCGACGGGGTGGCGTGGAACGACGGGCGGCACATACCCGCCGACGTCATCCTGTGGGCGACCGGATTCCGGCCCGCCATCGACCATCTGACACCGCTGAGGCTGCGTGAGCCGGGCGGCGGGATCCGGCTCGACGGGACCCGCGCGGTCGCCGATCCGCGGATCCATCTGGTCGGCTACGGTCCGTCGGCGAGCACCATCGGCGCCAACCGGGCCGGCCGTGCGGCCGTGCGGGACATCAGGCGGCTGCTCGCCGAGGAGCCCGTCGCCGCGTGA
- the mltG gene encoding endolytic transglycosylase MltG produces the protein MHFNTPPRSTMRLTRRGRIALIATGAVLAGTAVAVPLLTLGGEEETKPVSLVIPEGWRAGQVYDAVDKALELPPGTTKKSLGKANLKLPVDAEGNPEGYLFPATYPIDEKATPQTLLSSMVDTANQKFNGVPITAGAQRNAMNVYQAVTIASIVQAEASTKTDMGKVARVIHNRLERGVPLQMDSTINYALNRSTVKTTLDDLRIESPYNSYQRMGLPPTPIANPGEEALRAAVTPTPGDWLYFVTVKRGDTRFTADYAEHQRNVAEFNSLQKSPQAKT, from the coding sequence ATGCACTTCAACACTCCGCCACGAAGCACCATGCGACTGACGCGCCGGGGCCGTATCGCCCTCATCGCGACCGGGGCCGTCCTGGCCGGCACCGCCGTGGCGGTGCCGCTGCTCACCCTGGGCGGCGAGGAAGAGACCAAGCCGGTGTCCCTGGTGATCCCGGAGGGCTGGCGCGCGGGCCAGGTCTACGACGCCGTCGACAAGGCCCTCGAGTTGCCGCCGGGCACCACGAAGAAGTCCCTGGGCAAGGCCAACCTGAAGCTGCCGGTCGACGCCGAGGGCAACCCGGAGGGCTATCTCTTCCCGGCGACGTATCCGATCGACGAGAAGGCGACGCCTCAGACGCTGCTGTCGTCGATGGTCGACACCGCCAACCAGAAGTTCAACGGCGTCCCGATCACCGCCGGCGCGCAGCGCAACGCGATGAACGTCTATCAGGCGGTCACCATCGCGAGCATCGTGCAGGCCGAGGCCTCCACCAAGACCGACATGGGCAAGGTGGCCCGGGTCATCCACAACCGGCTCGAACGCGGTGTGCCGCTCCAGATGGACTCCACCATCAACTACGCCCTGAACCGCTCCACCGTGAAGACCACCCTCGACGACCTGCGGATCGAGAGCCCCTACAACTCGTACCAGCGCATGGGGCTGCCGCCCACGCCCATCGCCAACCCCGGCGAGGAGGCCCTGCGTGCGGCGGTCACTCCGACGCCGGGCGACTGGCTGTACTTCGTCACGGTCAAGCGGGGCGACACCCGCTTCACGGCCGACTACGCCGAGCACCAGCGCAACGTGGCGGAGTTCAACTCCCTCCAGAAGAGCCCGCAGGCGAAGACGTGA
- a CDS encoding ABC transporter ATP-binding protein, translating into MKPEHEPAWTPPADAEEQPRQARRILTLFRPYRGRLAVVGLLVGASSLVSVATPFFLKAILDTAIPQGRTGLLSLLALGMILSAVLTSVFGVLQTLISTTVGQRVMHDLRTAVYGRLQRMSLAFFTRTRTGEVQSRIANDIGGMQATVTSTATSLVANFTSVVATIVAMVVLDWRLTVVSLLLLPVFVWISRRVGDERRKITTQRQKQMAAMAATVTESLSVSGILLGRTMGRSDSLTKSFGEESEELVDLEVRSSMAGRWRMGVITIVMAAMPAVIYWAAGMALQLGGPAVSIGTIVAFVSLQQGLFRPAVSLLGTGVQIQASLALFQRIFEYLDLPIDITEREDPVHLDRVKGEVRFEEVEFRYDDKSGPILDSIDVTVPAGGSLAIVGPTGAGKSTLGYLVPRLYDVTGGRVTLDGIDVRDLDFDTLARAVGVVSQETYLFHASIAENLRFAKPDATDEELEQAAKAAQIHDHIAALPDGYDTVVGERGHRFSGGEKQRLAIARTILRDPPVLILDEATSALDTRTEHAVQEAIDALSANRTTLTIAHRLSTIRGAGQIVVLDAGRAVERGTHEELLGREGRYAALVRRDAQLEPTS; encoded by the coding sequence ATGAAACCCGAGCACGAACCCGCGTGGACCCCGCCCGCCGACGCCGAGGAGCAGCCCCGGCAGGCGCGGCGCATCCTGACACTCTTCCGTCCGTACCGCGGACGTCTCGCCGTAGTCGGCCTCCTGGTCGGCGCCTCGTCCCTCGTCTCCGTCGCCACCCCCTTCTTCCTGAAGGCGATCCTCGACACCGCGATCCCGCAGGGCCGCACAGGCCTGCTCAGCCTGCTCGCGCTCGGCATGATCCTCAGCGCCGTCCTCACCAGCGTCTTCGGCGTCCTGCAGACCCTGATCTCCACGACGGTCGGCCAGCGCGTCATGCACGACCTGCGCACCGCCGTCTACGGCCGGCTGCAACGCATGTCGCTCGCCTTCTTCACCCGCACCCGCACCGGCGAGGTCCAGTCCCGCATCGCCAACGACATCGGCGGCATGCAGGCCACCGTCACCTCCACCGCCACCTCGCTGGTCGCCAACTTCACCAGCGTGGTCGCCACGATCGTCGCGATGGTCGTCCTCGACTGGCGACTGACCGTCGTCTCGCTGCTTCTGCTGCCGGTGTTCGTATGGATCAGCCGCCGCGTCGGCGACGAACGCCGGAAGATCACGACCCAGCGCCAGAAGCAGATGGCCGCGATGGCCGCCACGGTCACCGAGTCGCTCTCGGTCAGCGGCATCCTGCTCGGCCGCACGATGGGCCGCTCCGACTCGCTGACGAAGTCCTTCGGGGAGGAGTCCGAGGAACTGGTCGACCTCGAGGTGCGGTCGAGCATGGCCGGGCGCTGGCGGATGGGCGTCATCACGATCGTCATGGCCGCGATGCCCGCCGTCATCTACTGGGCCGCGGGCATGGCCCTCCAACTCGGCGGCCCCGCGGTCTCGATCGGCACGATCGTCGCCTTCGTCTCGCTCCAGCAGGGCCTGTTCCGCCCGGCCGTGAGCCTCCTCGGCACCGGCGTCCAGATCCAGGCCTCGCTCGCCCTGTTCCAGCGCATCTTCGAGTATCTCGACCTGCCCATAGACATCACCGAGCGCGAGGACCCCGTCCACTTGGACCGCGTGAAGGGCGAGGTCCGCTTCGAGGAGGTCGAGTTCCGCTACGACGACAAGAGCGGGCCGATCCTCGACAGCATCGACGTCACCGTCCCGGCCGGCGGCAGCCTCGCGATCGTCGGCCCGACCGGCGCGGGCAAGTCCACGCTCGGCTATCTGGTGCCGCGGTTGTACGACGTCACGGGCGGCCGGGTCACCCTCGACGGCATCGACGTCCGCGACCTCGACTTCGACACCCTCGCCCGCGCGGTCGGCGTCGTCTCCCAGGAGACGTACCTCTTCCACGCCTCCATCGCCGAGAACCTGCGCTTCGCGAAGCCGGACGCCACCGACGAGGAACTCGAGCAGGCGGCCAAGGCGGCCCAGATCCACGACCACATCGCCGCGCTTCCCGACGGATACGACACCGTCGTCGGCGAGCGCGGGCACCGCTTCTCCGGCGGCGAGAAGCAGCGCCTGGCCATCGCGCGCACGATCCTGCGCGACCCACCCGTGCTCATCCTCGACGAGGCGACCAGCGCCCTGGACACCCGCACCGAACACGCCGTCCAGGAAGCGATCGACGCACTGTCGGCCAACCGCACCACGCTCACCATCGCTCACCGTCTGTCCACCATTCGGGGTGCCGGCCAGATCGTGGTCCTGGACGCCGGGCGCGCGGTCGAACGCGGCACGCACGAGGAGCTGTTGGGCCGCGAGGGCCGGTACGCGGCGCTGGTCCGCAGGGACGCCCAACTGGAGCCGACAAGCTGA
- a CDS encoding MarR family winged helix-turn-helix transcriptional regulator: protein MTTPDSDGLLAEQLLRFTRRVHRIQKRHIEQSGLGVTPAQSRLLRTLAHYEAPPRMADIAERLEVVPRAVTSLVDGLEASGKVRRVPDPSNRRVIRIELTDDGRKALGELHGARRAAADEILAPLTHVERAVLGTLLDTLVDKAQHG, encoded by the coding sequence ATGACCACCCCCGATTCCGACGGTCTGCTGGCCGAGCAACTGCTGCGGTTCACCCGGCGTGTGCACCGGATCCAGAAGCGGCACATCGAGCAGTCCGGCCTGGGCGTCACCCCGGCCCAGTCCCGGCTGCTGCGCACCCTCGCGCACTACGAGGCGCCGCCCCGCATGGCCGACATCGCCGAGCGGCTGGAGGTGGTCCCGCGGGCCGTCACATCGCTGGTCGACGGACTGGAGGCGAGCGGGAAGGTGCGGCGGGTGCCCGATCCCAGCAACCGGCGGGTGATCCGGATCGAGTTGACGGACGACGGGCGCAAGGCGCTGGGCGAGTTGCATGGGGCGCGGAGAGCGGCGGCCGACGAGATTCTGGCGCCCTTGACGCATGTGGAGCGTGCGGTGCTCGGGACGCTGCTGGACACGTTGGTGGACAAGGCGCAGCACGGTTGA
- a CDS encoding cation:dicarboxylase symporter family transporter yields MPPPVPSLPRRVARILRTSLFAQVACALVLGIVVGKLWPDFAADLQPLGDGFTRLIKTIISPLVFCVVVVGIAKAGDLKAFGRIGLKALIWFEVASTLALLIGLLAANVVQPGSGMNVDPSTLDASAVDAKTGGGSLPSTTEFIVNAIPTSFIGAFAENELLQVLILACLVGAALLHLGHTKVPKVLPVIEQAQEIIFAVVGFIMRLAPIAVFGAMAVLIGQYGLGVIETYAKLIVLCYAAAAFFIALLAVALKMVTGLSLWKFLRYIREEMLLALGTASTESVMPRVMQKLRKAGARDDAVGLVLPTGYSFNLDGASLYLSIGTLFIAQAVGVDLSLSQQITVILVLMLTSKGMAGIPGSAFLALSATASSLGAIPAGAVALLLGVDRIMDSMRVVTNLLGNCVAVFAVSRWEGALDTERAQKVLSGEAEPRAESGEGDESAAADEAPGTDAPAPAAVPAQSAKEPAPEVS; encoded by the coding sequence GTGCCGCCGCCCGTACCGTCCCTGCCGCGACGCGTCGCACGCATACTGCGTACCTCCCTCTTCGCGCAGGTCGCCTGCGCGCTCGTGCTCGGCATCGTCGTCGGCAAGCTGTGGCCCGACTTCGCCGCCGATCTCCAGCCGCTCGGCGACGGTTTCACCCGGCTCATCAAGACGATCATCTCGCCGCTGGTGTTCTGCGTGGTCGTCGTCGGCATCGCCAAGGCCGGTGACCTGAAGGCGTTCGGCCGGATCGGGCTGAAGGCGCTGATCTGGTTCGAGGTCGCGAGCACGCTCGCCCTGCTCATCGGGCTTCTCGCCGCCAACGTCGTGCAGCCCGGCTCGGGGATGAACGTCGACCCCTCCACGCTCGACGCCTCGGCGGTCGACGCGAAGACGGGCGGCGGTTCACTGCCTTCGACGACCGAGTTCATCGTCAACGCGATTCCCACCAGTTTCATCGGCGCCTTCGCCGAGAACGAGCTTCTCCAGGTGCTGATCCTGGCCTGCCTGGTGGGCGCCGCGCTGCTCCACCTCGGCCACACCAAGGTGCCCAAGGTCCTGCCCGTCATCGAGCAGGCCCAGGAGATCATCTTCGCGGTCGTCGGCTTCATCATGCGCCTCGCTCCGATCGCGGTGTTCGGCGCGATGGCCGTCCTGATCGGCCAGTACGGGCTCGGCGTCATCGAGACCTACGCCAAGCTGATCGTCCTGTGCTACGCGGCTGCGGCGTTCTTCATCGCCCTCCTCGCCGTCGCGCTCAAGATGGTCACCGGACTCAGTCTCTGGAAGTTCCTGCGCTACATCCGTGAGGAGATGCTCCTCGCGCTCGGCACCGCCTCCACCGAGTCCGTCATGCCGCGCGTGATGCAGAAGCTGCGCAAGGCCGGTGCCCGCGACGACGCCGTGGGCCTGGTGCTGCCCACCGGCTACTCCTTCAACCTGGACGGAGCCTCGCTCTACCTGTCCATCGGCACGCTGTTCATCGCGCAGGCCGTGGGCGTGGACCTCAGCCTGAGCCAGCAGATCACCGTGATCCTGGTGCTGATGCTCACCAGCAAGGGCATGGCCGGCATCCCCGGTTCCGCCTTCCTCGCCCTGTCCGCGACCGCTTCCTCGCTGGGCGCCATCCCCGCCGGGGCCGTCGCCCTGCTCCTCGGCGTGGACCGCATCATGGACTCGATGCGCGTCGTCACGAACCTGCTCGGCAACTGCGTCGCCGTGTTCGCCGTGTCCCGGTGGGAGGGTGCGCTGGATACGGAACGGGCTCAGAAGGTGCTGAGCGGAGAGGCCGAGCCCAGGGCCGAGAGCGGCGAGGGCGACGAGTCCGCCGCTGCCGACGAGGCTCCGGGAACGGATGCGCCCGCCCCTGCCGCCGTACCCGCCCAGTCGGCCAAGGAACCCGCACCCGAGGTCAGTTGA